In the Benincasa hispida cultivar B227 unplaced genomic scaffold, ASM972705v1 Contig618, whole genome shotgun sequence genome, one interval contains:
- the LOC120069829 gene encoding NAC domain-containing protein 96-like, with amino-acid sequence MDSNSLQQALKLLVGFRFNPTDQILMEHYLYNKIHSLLYSTLVVFYCDLYGDLEPWKIWNSYGGVDGQDLYFFTKLKRSINSSGQLSVHVNRKIGLAGGTGRGEKSTTPISGSNVPIIGYCRRLRYENSQLLEHHGEWIMHEYSLHESVITCGYSDPKYVLCRIRKNEGPKRKALGICNIQPTKKRVLAPEIHDTRKINQRRPTRKANKILLEQLGEQSVVTPNMVCHMACDPKMTTNQIPHDVSYLALTTTEKGIGDMPQPEMTINQITSDMPYAQNMNIMPHMPEITTNTMETNDEIQWSEVLSFDFNEEDIENTKYHIQQI; translated from the exons ATGGATTCAAATTCATTGCAACAGGCTTTAAAGTTGTTGGTTGGCTTTAGGTTTAACCCTACCGACCAAATACTCATGGAGCATTATCTTTACAATAAGATTCATTCCCTTCTTTATTCTACACTCGTTGTTTTTTACTGTGATCTCTACGGAGATTTAGAGCCTTGGAAAATTTGGAATTCCTATGGAGGTGTTGATGGCCAAGACCTCTATTTCTTTACGAAACTCAAAAGGTCCATCAATAGTTCGGGACAATTATCTGTCCATGTCAATCGCAAGATCGGCTTGGCTGGCGGTACAGGGAGGGGTGAGAAGTCAACCACTCCGATTTCTGGAAGTAACGTCCCAATAATTGGCTACTGCAGGCGATTAAG GTACGAGAATTCTCAATTACTAGAACATCATGGTGAATGGATCATGCATGAGTATAGCTTGCATGAGAGTGTGATCACATGTGGTTATTCAGATCCAAAATATGTATTGTGTCGGATTAGAAAGAATGAAGGACCCAAAAGAAAAGCATTGGGAATATGCAATATTCAACCTACGAAGAAGAGAGTTTTGGCACCTGAGATTCATGATACAAGGAAGATTAACCAAAGACGACCAACAAGAAAAGcaaacaaaattttgcttgAGCAATTAGGAGAGCAGAGTGTCGTGACACCTAATATGGTATGCCACATGGCTTGTGATCCTAAAATGACCACCAACCAAATTCCTCATGATGTGTCCTACTTGGCTTTGACGACCACCGAGAAAGGTATCGGTGATATGCCTCAGCCTGAGATGACCATCAACCAAATTACTAGTGACATGCCTTATGCTCAAAATATGAACATTATGCCTCACATGCCTGAAATCACCACCAATACGATGGAAACTAATGACGAGATACAATGGAGTGAAGTATTAAGTTTTGATTTCAATGAGGAAGATATTGAAAACACAAAATATCATATTCAACAAATTTAG